A window of the Nitrososphaerota archaeon genome harbors these coding sequences:
- a CDS encoding ABC transporter permease translates to MLLREFLRFLAKRTVGAIAIMLGVVVTVFLISHVLNPDPAHLWAGARALPSQVEAVRIRYHLNEPLPSQLYYFITDIFSGNFGADPVTGQSIASEIWFYGPNTLELVLASLVITVVIGVGLGYVAAMRFSTKLDSLIRITYLTTWATPYYLGAIGAILLFSEYIPILPSGGMYSLTLTPPNPVTGVFVLDSLLALNFPAMASGLQHLILPATVLAMLDFGIITRVTRSSMLDVRWSVHVKSARARGVPEGEVNRRHVLRNGLIDANTVSALMFGWLLSGTVIIEEIFAWPGIGNFAYRAILTSDYPALVPITIFFAFGVVIANFIADVVYSFLDPRIALGEAS, encoded by the coding sequence GTGCTCCTAAGAGAATTCCTCCGCTTTCTGGCCAAGAGGACTGTGGGGGCGATAGCCATCATGCTCGGCGTCGTGGTGACGGTCTTCCTAATCTCGCACGTCCTGAACCCTGACCCGGCTCACCTGTGGGCCGGCGCCAGGGCCCTCCCCTCGCAGGTCGAGGCAGTCCGCATAAGGTATCATCTGAACGAGCCGCTTCCTTCTCAGCTCTACTATTTCATAACCGACATCTTCAGCGGGAACTTCGGCGCAGACCCCGTGACGGGCCAGTCAATCGCTTCCGAAATCTGGTTTTACGGCCCGAACACGCTCGAACTGGTCCTTGCGTCGCTCGTCATCACCGTAGTCATCGGAGTTGGCCTGGGATATGTGGCCGCCATGCGGTTCTCCACGAAGCTGGACTCCCTGATTCGCATCACCTACCTGACCACCTGGGCGACCCCCTACTACCTGGGTGCGATAGGGGCGATCCTTCTCTTCTCCGAGTACATTCCCATCCTGCCTTCAGGAGGGATGTATTCCCTGACGCTGACCCCGCCGAACCCGGTCACCGGGGTCTTCGTGCTGGACTCTTTGCTGGCGCTGAACTTTCCGGCGATGGCTTCTGGGCTGCAGCACCTAATTCTCCCCGCTACGGTTCTAGCGATGCTCGATTTTGGCATCATCACCAGGGTGACGCGCTCCTCGATGCTCGACGTACGGTGGTCCGTTCACGTGAAGAGCGCAAGGGCCCGGGGCGTGCCAGAAGGCGAGGTGAACAGGCGCCACGTGCTCAGGAATGGCCTGATAGACGCGAACACGGTCAGCGCCCTGATGTTCGGTTGGCTCCTCTCTGGGACGGTCATTATCGAGGAGATCTTCGCGTGGCCTGGCATCGGGAACTTCGCCTACAGAGCGATATTGACGAGCGACTACCCCGCCCTTGTCCCAATCACCATATTCTTCGCCTTCGGCGTCGTCATCGCGAACTTCATCGCAGACGTTGTCTACTCCTTCCTCGACCCGAGGATCGCGCTGGGGGAGGCCAGTTGA
- a CDS encoding FAD-binding oxidoreductase, with amino-acid sequence MASYDVIVVGAGIMGMASAYHIKRNNRSKEVLVLDRFGAPGQGNTGRSNAMFRNTFSSTDNQVLADASIDFYLEAQNESKADIGLQQIGYLWLMSEDQLHLSEPFLANMASNGIETRRYELNELRQLLPGMVPSFESDGEAALMELPEVRAGIFGPKCGRLDPDKLVRFYAEKFVQMGGKLGFNTNVERLLVGPSKQLGIEGEPFVWQDSEVKGVQVGGAVSGDLTAESVVLACGAWGNELLEPVGIDGHVKAKKRQLFSVSAAGSPELEQLLHSRGFSPLGLIPLVILPKSGVHFKPVSEENGLWIACEDEVNRAFIDVPEHDLDQYQAESSYFERGIKPVLAAYFPAFAKSKIRAMWAGLYSYNTIDYLPFAFIENNLLVVGGDSGSGIMKGDSLGRIVDALYRGEEQALLHGDRPYDVSRIGFDRRQVEREEWVI; translated from the coding sequence TTGGCCTCCTACGACGTGATTGTTGTCGGGGCGGGCATAATGGGAATGGCATCTGCGTACCACATCAAGCGGAACAACCGAAGCAAGGAGGTCCTGGTGCTGGATAGGTTTGGTGCACCTGGGCAGGGGAACACGGGTAGAAGCAACGCGATGTTCAGGAACACGTTCTCTTCGACGGACAACCAGGTACTCGCGGATGCCTCCATCGACTTCTACTTGGAGGCTCAGAACGAATCGAAGGCGGACATAGGCCTTCAGCAGATTGGATATCTTTGGCTCATGAGCGAAGACCAACTCCATCTGAGCGAGCCCTTCCTGGCAAACATGGCCTCGAACGGGATCGAGACCAGAAGGTACGAGCTGAACGAGCTCCGCCAACTTCTCCCTGGAATGGTTCCATCGTTCGAGTCGGATGGAGAGGCAGCATTGATGGAACTCCCAGAGGTCCGGGCAGGAATCTTCGGGCCGAAGTGCGGTCGTCTCGACCCTGACAAACTCGTCAGGTTCTACGCTGAGAAATTCGTCCAGATGGGGGGCAAATTGGGCTTCAACACCAATGTGGAAAGGCTCCTGGTAGGCCCATCCAAGCAGCTGGGAATCGAAGGAGAGCCGTTCGTATGGCAAGACTCCGAGGTAAAGGGCGTCCAGGTGGGTGGGGCGGTCAGTGGCGACTTGACTGCCGAGAGCGTCGTACTCGCCTGTGGCGCTTGGGGGAACGAGCTCTTGGAGCCGGTCGGCATCGACGGTCATGTCAAGGCCAAGAAGAGACAGCTGTTCAGCGTGTCAGCCGCAGGCAGCCCCGAGCTCGAGCAGCTGCTGCATTCGAGGGGGTTCAGCCCCCTCGGCCTAATACCACTTGTCATACTTCCGAAGTCGGGGGTCCACTTCAAGCCTGTGAGCGAGGAAAACGGACTTTGGATTGCGTGCGAAGACGAGGTCAACAGGGCGTTCATCGACGTCCCAGAACACGACCTCGACCAATACCAGGCCGAGTCAAGTTATTTCGAACGGGGGATCAAACCCGTCCTGGCCGCATACTTCCCCGCGTTCGCGAAGTCAAAGATACGGGCGATGTGGGCAGGATTGTACTCATACAACACCATAGACTACCTTCCCTTCGCGTTCATAGAGAACAACCTGTTGGTGGTCGGGGGAGACAGCGGCAGCGGGATTATGAAGGGAGACTCCCTAGGAAGAATTGTCGACGCGCTCTATCGTGGTGAGGAGCAGGCTCTCCTACACGGCGACAGACCGTACGATGTTTCACGGATTGGGTTTGACAGGAGACAGGTTGAAAGGGAAGAATGGGTCATCTGA
- a CDS encoding ABC transporter ATP-binding protein encodes MAQFKMTPVLEVEDLRVSFRSRSGGSGLFERSKRVVAVDGVSFSIAEGETFGLVGETGSGKSTIARVLVGLHRPASGTVKLLGEKIDFHRKSDVAKLRRSVGIVFQDPVGSLNSRLKVREVIREALVAGKSIPSAEFEEHVEAMPDMVGLRKSALDSYPKELSGGEKQRVSLARALVVPKKLLILDEPTSSLDVSVQAQVLNTLRRLKSELGLAFLFITHDINVMKYVSDSLGILYYGKLVELGRTRGLVTEPKHPYTQKLMANIISLKRAPKQDSIPDPGPSATGCIYSRACPDVFARCTSRPPMFPVGEDRSAACFLYENP; translated from the coding sequence TTGGCTCAGTTCAAAATGACACCCGTGCTTGAAGTGGAGGACCTCAGGGTCAGCTTCAGATCCCGGTCGGGCGGTTCGGGCCTCTTCGAAAGGAGCAAGAGAGTCGTTGCGGTCGACGGCGTATCCTTCAGCATTGCCGAGGGGGAGACCTTCGGACTCGTCGGAGAGACGGGCTCGGGGAAATCCACGATCGCGCGCGTCCTGGTGGGCCTGCACAGGCCGGCCTCGGGGACTGTGAAGCTCCTCGGGGAGAAGATAGATTTCCACAGGAAGAGCGACGTAGCCAAACTGCGGAGGAGCGTAGGAATAGTGTTCCAGGACCCCGTCGGCTCCCTTAACTCGCGGCTGAAAGTCAGGGAGGTCATCAGGGAAGCGCTGGTCGCCGGGAAGAGCATCCCCTCTGCGGAGTTCGAAGAGCACGTCGAAGCAATGCCCGACATGGTGGGGCTCAGAAAGAGCGCCCTCGACTCCTATCCGAAAGAATTGAGCGGGGGCGAAAAGCAGAGGGTGAGCCTTGCCAGGGCCCTGGTCGTCCCGAAGAAACTGCTCATCCTCGACGAGCCGACCAGCTCCCTAGACGTCTCCGTCCAGGCTCAGGTCCTCAACACCCTCAGACGTCTGAAGTCTGAGCTCGGGCTCGCGTTCCTTTTCATCACCCACGACATCAACGTGATGAAATACGTCAGCGACTCCCTAGGGATCCTGTACTACGGGAAGCTGGTGGAGCTCGGCAGGACCCGTGGCTTGGTCACCGAGCCCAAGCACCCCTACACCCAGAAACTGATGGCGAACATAATCAGCCTGAAAAGAGCCCCCAAGCAGGATTCCATCCCCGACCCCGGGCCTTCGGCAACGGGCTGCATCTACTCGAGGGCCTGTCCCGATGTCTTCGCGCGCTGCACGAGCCGGCCTCCAATGTTCCCGGTGGGAGAAGACCGGTCCGCCGCATGCTTCCTCTACGAAAACCCCTGA
- a CDS encoding glutamate-1-semialdehyde 2,1-aminomutase — protein MLQNEVVRKTTRSEALHAEARKVIPSGSSSLIRVVGFSPSPIYIERAKGSHMWDADGNEYTDLLMAFGVLINGHCHPRIVEALKSQAESLMISGTPTEMEFEMAKKVTGMVPNAQMALFCNSGTEATMHAIRMARAVTGKDRIVKFEGAYHGQHDYVMFSVEPSEPGLEIRPYIVPYDPGIPEEISRTVAVAPWNNPQTLEKIIKRYRNDIAAIITEPILANCGVILPQRDYLKQLKEIAEKYEALLIFDEVVTGFRIAEGGAQELYGVNADLAVFGKALGGGVPIAAITGRKDILELVAPGKILFGGTYNANSLTLAGASANLDLLSENGGAAYPELDRRGRRLMKGLNDQARAANQDVIVQGVGAVFQVFFTRLKEITNYREALLTNDERFKAFHEEMMKRGVYIHPDPFERICISTAHTDEDIDRIIEISGEAFREVHSQFD, from the coding sequence ATGCTTCAGAACGAAGTGGTCAGGAAGACCACAAGGTCGGAGGCCCTGCACGCAGAGGCGAGGAAGGTCATCCCCTCTGGTTCGTCATCCCTGATCAGAGTGGTGGGGTTTTCGCCGAGCCCAATCTACATCGAGAGGGCGAAGGGCTCCCATATGTGGGATGCCGACGGCAACGAATACACCGACCTGCTCATGGCCTTCGGGGTCCTCATCAACGGCCACTGCCACCCGCGCATCGTCGAAGCGCTGAAGTCCCAGGCCGAGTCTTTGATGATTTCCGGGACGCCCACTGAAATGGAATTCGAGATGGCGAAGAAAGTTACCGGCATGGTTCCGAACGCTCAGATGGCGCTCTTCTGCAATTCTGGGACGGAGGCCACGATGCACGCCATCAGGATGGCAAGGGCAGTCACTGGCAAGGACAGGATCGTGAAGTTCGAGGGCGCCTACCACGGCCAGCACGACTACGTCATGTTCAGCGTCGAACCCTCTGAACCAGGCTTGGAGATCCGGCCCTACATCGTTCCCTACGACCCGGGAATCCCTGAGGAGATTTCAAGGACCGTGGCGGTGGCCCCGTGGAACAACCCTCAGACGCTCGAGAAGATTATCAAACGATACAGGAACGACATCGCAGCGATCATCACTGAGCCGATCCTGGCAAACTGCGGCGTAATCCTGCCCCAGAGGGACTACCTCAAGCAGTTGAAGGAGATCGCGGAGAAGTACGAAGCGCTTCTGATCTTCGACGAAGTGGTGACAGGTTTCAGGATCGCCGAGGGGGGAGCCCAGGAGCTCTATGGAGTGAACGCCGACCTTGCCGTGTTCGGCAAGGCCCTCGGGGGTGGCGTCCCAATCGCCGCGATAACCGGCAGGAAGGACATCCTGGAACTCGTCGCCCCCGGGAAGATACTCTTCGGAGGAACCTACAACGCCAACTCGCTGACCCTGGCAGGCGCCAGCGCCAACCTTGATCTGCTATCTGAGAACGGCGGAGCGGCCTATCCAGAGTTGGACCGGAGAGGGAGGCGTCTGATGAAGGGCCTCAATGACCAGGCCCGCGCCGCGAACCAGGACGTCATCGTCCAGGGAGTAGGAGCCGTCTTCCAGGTCTTCTTCACCCGCCTCAAGGAGATAACGAACTACCGGGAGGCGCTCCTGACCAACGACGAGAGGTTCAAGGCGTTCCACGAGGAGATGATGAAGAGGGGGGTCTACATACATCCCGACCCCTTCGAAAGGATATGCATCTCCACGGCCCACACCGACGAAGACATCGACAGGATCATCGAGATCTCCGGCGAAGCCTTCAGGGAAGTCCACAGTCAGTTCGACTAG
- a CDS encoding energy-coupling factor ABC transporter ATP-binding protein, producing the protein MPEIEIENLSFTYENRSTEALKDVSFKLEKQEFVLIAGPSGSGKSTLLKCINGLIPHRYVGKYSGRVVVAGEPVSNSKFLGLSLHVGTVLQEVEKQIVSSIVEDEVSFGPSNLALPRPEIQRRVQESLAALGIIELRNRFTYALSGGEKQRLAIADIAAMETSIVLFDEPLANLDSNGVRLMQDVFKHLRAQGKTIIVSEHRTEEVLKANPSRIMVIGNGSLLVDSTDPRCLIDFADVLKVPADYVEASPKRLLPASLPREQPKADDLIVCENVAVEYSQGRRVLDDASLTIKEGERIAILGNNGAGKSTLALTVCGLLKPTAGRVLVRGKDTREAIISEIARSVAIVFQSPFSMLFSKTVRSELGFGPMNIGLPPEEVNALVPVVAKECGIEHLLDGSPFASSFGEKKRICVASVLTMQPSCIILDEPTAGQDYRSYTRFMDFVASLERVKSFIIITHDPDLAIDYTDRSIILHEGRVIADGPTTKLLAQRDVTDEAAIRETSLMAQSRKYTGGERVLRTRELVELASGPQRQGKD; encoded by the coding sequence TTGCCAGAGATTGAAATCGAAAACCTGTCCTTCACCTATGAGAACCGTTCCACCGAGGCCCTCAAGGACGTCAGCTTCAAGCTGGAAAAGCAGGAGTTCGTTCTCATTGCCGGCCCCAGCGGTTCGGGGAAGTCCACTCTCCTGAAGTGCATCAATGGGCTGATTCCCCATCGCTACGTGGGGAAATACTCTGGCAGGGTTGTCGTCGCGGGCGAACCGGTCTCCAATTCCAAGTTCCTAGGGCTTTCGCTTCACGTCGGCACGGTCCTCCAGGAAGTCGAGAAGCAGATAGTCTCTTCGATCGTGGAGGACGAAGTATCCTTTGGTCCGTCCAACCTGGCCCTCCCGCGGCCGGAGATTCAGAGGCGCGTCCAAGAAAGCCTCGCCGCGCTCGGGATAATCGAGCTCCGCAACCGTTTCACATATGCGCTCTCAGGGGGAGAGAAACAGCGGCTAGCCATAGCCGATATCGCGGCAATGGAGACAAGCATCGTCCTCTTCGACGAACCGCTGGCGAACCTTGATTCGAACGGAGTGCGGCTGATGCAGGACGTCTTCAAACATCTTCGCGCCCAGGGGAAGACCATCATCGTGTCCGAGCACAGGACGGAGGAGGTCCTGAAGGCCAACCCGTCAAGGATCATGGTCATCGGAAACGGAAGCCTGCTGGTGGATAGCACAGACCCAAGGTGCCTGATCGACTTCGCCGACGTCCTGAAGGTGCCGGCGGACTACGTCGAAGCCAGCCCGAAGAGGCTCCTGCCTGCTTCCCTCCCACGCGAGCAACCGAAGGCGGACGACCTGATCGTCTGCGAGAACGTCGCCGTTGAATACTCCCAGGGCCGAAGGGTGCTTGACGATGCCTCGCTGACGATCAAGGAAGGCGAGAGGATAGCGATTCTCGGCAACAACGGGGCCGGCAAGTCCACACTGGCTCTCACGGTCTGCGGCCTGCTGAAACCCACGGCGGGAAGGGTCCTGGTAAGAGGAAAGGACACACGGGAAGCCATTATCTCTGAGATAGCCAGGTCGGTGGCGATCGTCTTCCAGAGTCCTTTTTCGATGCTGTTCTCCAAGACGGTCCGGAGCGAGCTCGGTTTCGGGCCCATGAACATCGGCCTGCCCCCCGAGGAGGTTAATGCCCTAGTGCCTGTGGTTGCGAAGGAGTGCGGGATCGAACATCTCCTTGACGGTTCGCCTTTCGCGTCTAGCTTTGGGGAGAAGAAGAGGATCTGCGTCGCCTCGGTTCTGACGATGCAGCCGAGCTGCATCATCTTGGACGAGCCGACCGCCGGTCAAGACTATCGGAGCTACACCCGGTTCATGGACTTCGTCGCCTCGCTGGAACGCGTCAAGTCCTTCATCATAATCACCCACGACCCCGACCTGGCAATAGACTACACCGACCGTTCGATCATACTCCATGAGGGAAGGGTCATCGCAGATGGCCCGACCACGAAGCTTCTGGCACAAAGAGACGTGACCGATGAGGCTGCCATCCGGGAGACTTCTTTGATGGCCCAGTCGAGGAAGTACACGGGCGGCGAGAGGGTCCTCAGGACGAGAGAGCTCGTCGAGCTCGCTTCGGGTCCCCAGAGGCAGGGAAAGGACTAG
- a CDS encoding P1 family peptidase, with translation MENTTVTRIPGVRVGQAVSRAELTGCTVLLLDAPGTTAFDARGGWPGTFDTESVGLTKTYYRKQAIFLTGGDVFGLKCAFGIQKFLLERRLASARAEGRLPGVVGANIYDMDLARGVEKVDYEALGYQACASAISDPVREGNEGAGLGATVGKLKGVGHAMKGGVGSSVVRLADGTLVGALIVTNAVGNVFDGRGTTIAGTRRRGNRGPFFEVEELAANPPTEGHTSRTKATTIGAVVTNLELSHEATAKVAEMAHDGLARCIRPVHTPTDGDALFCVSTGEVKARKIDHEKLALVGHMASVVVQESVIRAVLAARSLAGVPSVRGR, from the coding sequence ATGGAAAACACGACGGTGACCCGCATCCCAGGAGTGAGGGTGGGGCAGGCCGTCAGCAGGGCGGAGCTGACTGGTTGCACCGTCCTTCTGCTGGACGCCCCCGGCACGACCGCGTTCGATGCGAGGGGTGGATGGCCCGGCACGTTCGACACGGAGTCGGTCGGACTGACCAAGACCTACTACCGCAAACAGGCGATCTTCCTAACCGGGGGAGACGTCTTCGGGCTCAAATGCGCCTTCGGAATCCAGAAGTTCCTGCTGGAGAGGCGTCTTGCTTCCGCCAGAGCAGAGGGCCGGCTCCCCGGCGTCGTCGGTGCGAACATCTACGACATGGACCTGGCCAGGGGGGTGGAGAAGGTGGATTACGAAGCTCTGGGATACCAGGCCTGCGCGAGCGCCATTTCCGACCCGGTCAGGGAGGGAAACGAGGGGGCCGGCCTGGGGGCGACCGTAGGGAAACTGAAAGGAGTCGGGCACGCGATGAAGGGAGGAGTAGGAAGCAGCGTCGTTCGCCTCGCGGACGGCACACTCGTCGGTGCACTGATAGTGACCAACGCCGTGGGGAACGTTTTCGATGGGCGGGGGACGACCATCGCCGGGACACGAAGGCGGGGCAACAGAGGACCCTTCTTCGAAGTGGAGGAGTTGGCGGCGAATCCCCCGACCGAGGGGCACACCAGCCGAACGAAGGCGACGACCATAGGGGCCGTGGTCACCAACCTCGAGCTGTCCCACGAAGCAACTGCCAAGGTCGCGGAGATGGCCCACGACGGCTTGGCCCGGTGTATCAGGCCCGTCCACACTCCCACGGACGGCGACGCCCTCTTCTGCGTATCTACCGGAGAAGTCAAGGCACGGAAGATAGACCACGAGAAGCTCGCCCTGGTTGGTCACATGGCCTCGGTCGTAGTCCAAGAATCGGTCATCAGGGCGGTGTTGGCCGCCAGGTCCCTCGCCGGGGTCCCCTCGGTACGAGGGCGCTAG
- a CDS encoding ABC transporter permease, which translates to MRASSRASTVRRLLFPNKLSSAGSILVMVFVVLAVSYWATGGAIAPYNPSTPNLGASNLPPNLVHPFGTDFLGRDIFSRVLAALPTDLSIAIFVVILSALIGIVLGTVAGYVGGLVEEVIMRLSDLFLAFPGLIMALAVAATLGSSLLNAAISLTFVWWPSYVRLVRGGVLAIKAEDFVAASKALNSSFPYILRKGIFPNVLPSILVYASLDVGTALLSLSALGYLGVGIPAGAPELGNMVSSIGYNLFTYPWEALLPSFVVLLIVAGFSLFGDGIREAGDVKIQSHTVIKRRLLGDRVGSQTEAAP; encoded by the coding sequence TTGAGGGCGAGTTCGAGGGCGTCCACAGTCAGGAGGCTCCTCTTTCCGAACAAGTTGTCTTCGGCAGGGAGCATCCTTGTGATGGTCTTCGTCGTGCTCGCGGTATCCTACTGGGCGACGGGCGGAGCGATCGCCCCCTACAACCCGTCAACGCCCAATCTGGGAGCTTCGAACCTCCCCCCGAATTTGGTCCACCCGTTCGGCACTGACTTCCTCGGGCGTGACATCTTCTCAAGGGTCCTGGCCGCCCTCCCGACAGACCTCAGCATCGCGATTTTCGTCGTCATCCTTTCCGCCCTGATCGGGATCGTTCTTGGCACCGTGGCAGGATACGTGGGCGGCCTGGTGGAGGAAGTGATAATGCGCCTCTCTGACCTCTTCCTTGCGTTTCCTGGTCTCATAATGGCGCTGGCAGTCGCGGCCACGCTCGGGTCGAGCCTGCTGAACGCAGCCATCTCCCTGACCTTCGTCTGGTGGCCCTCCTACGTGAGATTGGTCCGGGGCGGGGTCCTGGCAATCAAGGCCGAGGACTTCGTGGCGGCTTCGAAGGCGCTCAACTCGTCCTTCCCCTACATCCTGCGCAAAGGAATATTTCCCAACGTGCTCCCTTCGATCCTTGTTTACGCCTCGCTCGACGTGGGGACCGCGCTGCTCAGCCTCTCCGCCCTGGGGTACCTTGGAGTCGGGATCCCGGCCGGCGCGCCTGAACTCGGCAACATGGTCTCCTCCATAGGCTACAACCTCTTCACGTACCCGTGGGAGGCGCTCCTCCCGTCCTTCGTCGTCCTGCTGATCGTCGCTGGGTTCAGTCTGTTTGGGGATGGGATCAGAGAGGCAGGGGACGTAAAGATCCAGTCGCACACCGTCATCAAACGAAGGCTACTTGGGGACAGGGTCGGGAGCCAGACGGAGGCCGCTCCCTAG
- a CDS encoding ABC transporter substrate-binding protein yields the protein MRNPSPRRALSRVLSVVIVVVILLAAVAGAYYFSAGGPSKSTTSQTTGSTSLTSQTTAARDTLVVEEGSQPDSADPAADFTTAGNELTFNVYQGLVAPNLESVSSFVGVLASNWTESSGGMTWTFSLRHGVTFSNGDQFNAYVMWYSLYRSLVMNQVSAFILAQNFGKTNGGGPNITDSVLNSMEYTSPSAANLTLMETPGQSFQVISQYEIALNLGYGYNGNVTYSAFLVTLTAPIAFAVDPKVVLAHGGVSANQPNAWMQTNAVGTSFYELSSWVQGQSVKLVKSPNYWGNSLSSSELNYALSPAILNTIIIYYKPTSSRIVDLKSGTAQMIGAPDITEAANLNDLKQTSGVNVTNYPIQYGSALSSYFVFMNPFTVPAFKNILVRQAVASAIDYKGIISNVFKGLAQQWVGPVPPGYPLYNETTSGITPYTFNATRAAQLLAQAGYVSKLPSGVTLNPTGTVFPTLNFVYSGESTSETQVSAIIQSELQAIGINTNLVSLPFAQYTSFLFSTSGSNSTGGFGISYWSEDYPASQDYVTGIAGSNYTGAPTTDANVSSFSAAADSATDSGTILQAFRNVTTTMYNGYTDVWLYVPVFIAVNDNSVVGMVPNLDGPCAGYFMYYNTVHFSS from the coding sequence GTGAGGAATCCCTCACCGAGGAGGGCCCTGAGCCGGGTTCTCTCGGTAGTCATCGTTGTTGTAATTCTTCTTGCCGCCGTCGCGGGCGCATATTACTTCTCGGCCGGAGGCCCCTCCAAGAGCACCACCTCGCAAACGACTGGCAGCACCTCGCTGACGAGCCAGACAACGGCGGCCAGAGACACCTTGGTGGTGGAAGAGGGGTCGCAGCCCGACTCCGCCGACCCTGCGGCCGACTTCACTACGGCTGGGAACGAGTTGACCTTCAACGTCTATCAGGGCCTGGTCGCTCCGAACCTGGAGAGCGTCTCCTCGTTCGTAGGTGTCCTAGCCAGCAACTGGACAGAGTCGTCCGGAGGGATGACCTGGACCTTCAGCCTGAGGCACGGGGTCACCTTCAGCAACGGCGACCAGTTCAACGCGTATGTGATGTGGTATTCCTTGTACAGGTCGCTGGTGATGAACCAGGTGTCTGCTTTCATCCTGGCCCAGAACTTCGGGAAGACGAATGGAGGCGGGCCGAACATCACCGACTCCGTCCTCAATTCCATGGAATACACCTCTCCCTCGGCCGCGAACCTGACGTTGATGGAGACGCCGGGCCAGTCCTTCCAGGTGATCAGTCAGTATGAGATCGCGCTCAATCTCGGCTACGGATACAACGGGAACGTGACGTACTCGGCGTTCCTGGTCACCCTCACGGCACCCATCGCCTTCGCCGTGGACCCCAAGGTCGTCCTTGCCCATGGTGGTGTTAGCGCCAATCAGCCGAACGCCTGGATGCAGACCAACGCAGTGGGCACGAGCTTCTATGAGCTGTCCTCCTGGGTCCAGGGACAGTCGGTGAAGCTGGTGAAGAGCCCGAACTACTGGGGCAACTCCCTGTCGTCTTCAGAGCTCAACTATGCGCTTTCACCGGCGATCCTCAACACAATAATCATCTACTACAAGCCGACGAGCTCCAGGATAGTCGACCTGAAGTCAGGGACGGCGCAGATGATAGGAGCGCCGGACATAACCGAAGCCGCCAACCTGAACGACCTGAAGCAGACGTCGGGCGTGAACGTGACGAACTACCCGATTCAGTACGGCTCAGCCCTTTCGTCCTACTTCGTGTTCATGAACCCCTTCACCGTCCCGGCGTTCAAGAACATCCTTGTGAGGCAAGCCGTCGCCTCGGCCATAGATTACAAGGGCATAATATCGAATGTCTTCAAAGGCCTCGCCCAGCAGTGGGTCGGCCCAGTCCCGCCTGGCTATCCCCTCTACAATGAGACGACCAGCGGGATAACGCCGTACACCTTCAACGCCACGCGCGCCGCCCAGCTGCTCGCCCAGGCGGGCTACGTCTCAAAGCTCCCCAGCGGCGTGACCCTCAACCCGACCGGGACCGTCTTCCCCACCCTGAACTTCGTCTATTCGGGGGAGTCCACCTCTGAGACCCAGGTGTCGGCGATAATCCAGTCCGAACTGCAGGCGATTGGGATCAACACGAACCTGGTCTCCCTCCCCTTCGCGCAGTACACTTCCTTCCTGTTCAGCACGTCTGGGTCGAACAGCACAGGCGGCTTCGGTATCAGCTACTGGTCGGAGGATTACCCCGCCAGCCAGGACTACGTCACCGGGATCGCAGGTAGCAATTACACAGGAGCCCCCACGACCGACGCAAACGTCTCGAGCTTTTCAGCAGCCGCAGACTCTGCTACAGACAGCGGGACGATCCTCCAGGCGTTCAGGAACGTGACGACGACCATGTACAACGGCTACACGGACGTGTGGCTCTATGTGCCCGTGTTCATCGCAGTCAACGACAATAGTGTAGTCGGCATGGTCCCCAACCTGGATGGCCCGTGCGCCGGATACTTCATGTACTACAACACCGTCCACTTTTCTTCCTAG
- a CDS encoding methyltransferase domain-containing protein, translating into MLTLASVKPDEMVFDLGSGDGRMLITAARDFQARVVGIETRRRLVKECRRKVRELGLSHRVTISRRSFKKVSLRKADVLALYLSGYTLNLMAPKFLKELRPGARIVNFDYEIPGWTPAREIAVTPTGWKKSHPVYLYVM; encoded by the coding sequence ATGCTCACCCTGGCGTCCGTAAAGCCTGACGAGATGGTGTTCGACCTAGGCTCGGGTGACGGCAGGATGCTGATAACCGCAGCGAGAGACTTTCAAGCCAGAGTGGTGGGAATAGAGACACGAAGGCGCCTTGTGAAAGAGTGCCGCAGGAAGGTGAGAGAGCTAGGACTGTCCCACCGAGTCACGATATCACGCCGTAGCTTCAAGAAGGTAAGCTTGAGGAAAGCCGACGTTCTCGCTCTGTATCTTTCGGGCTACACGCTGAATCTGATGGCCCCCAAGTTCCTGAAAGAGCTGAGGCCCGGGGCGAGAATAGTGAATTTCGATTACGAGATTCCCGGTTGGACACCTGCGCGTGAGATTGCGGTCACGCCTACGGGTTGGAAGAAGTCCCATCCGGTATACCTGTACGTGATGTGA